One Ictalurus furcatus strain D&B chromosome 25, Billie_1.0, whole genome shotgun sequence DNA window includes the following coding sequences:
- the LOC128601612 gene encoding uncharacterized protein LOC128601612 yields MITLFVTLSLVITVKTSDVKDLQVQKVKHGGDVNIKCENFYTEVNFVWFKQSFGKFPQEVVKQVDKRNRYGAEFNDGRFSISEDKKTFNLNIKQIKEEDSGTYFCAELQASSLRFAPATLLVVEAEEMKQHPPTVTVMENGESLTLQCSVQAFTSSCEGQSVYWFRHGSGESHPRIIYTHGDGSDECKKSSEAGSPTQSCVYTLPKRNLPTSDNGTFYCAVAACGQILFGNGTEVEVKGSSYNTDQMDLLFWLSVFRVGVLAFILIIFTMYYNVLKLRSI; encoded by the exons ATGATCACACTCTTTGTCACTCTTTCTCTCGTCATAACTG TGAAAACTTCTGATGTCAAGGATCTTCAAGTTCAAAAAGTCAAGCATGGGGGAGATGTaaacataaaatgtgaaaacttTTACACTGAAGTTAATTTTGTTTGGTTCAAACAGAGTTTTGGAAAATTTCCTCAGGAAGTGGTGAAACAGGTGGATAAAAGGAACAGATACGGTGCAGAATTTAATGATGGACGCTTCAGTATTAGTGAAGATAAAAAAACGTTTAATCTCAACattaaacaaatcaaagaaGAGGATTCAGGAACATATTTCTGTGCAGAACTGCAGGCATCTTCACTACGCTTTGCACCTGCAACCCTTTTGGTTGTTGAAG CTGAGGAGATGAAACAACATCCTCCGACTGTCACGGTGATGGAGAACGGAGAGTCGCTCACACTCCAGTGTTCAGTACAAGCGTTTACTTCAAGCTGTGAAGGACAGAGTGTGTACTGGTTCAGACACGGCTCAGGAGAATCTCATCCAAGAATCATTTACACTCATGGAGACGGCAGTGATGAGTGTAAGAAGAGCTCTGAGGCTGGTTCTCCTACGCAGAGCTGTGTCTACACTCTCCCCAAGAGGAACCTCCCAACCTCTGATAATGGAACGTTCTACTGTGCTGTGGCTGCGTGTGGACAAATCCTCTTTGGGAATGGAACTGAAGTGGAAGTAAAAG GTTCCAGTTACAATACTGATCAGATGGATTTGTTGTTCTGGCTCTCCGTTTTTAGAGTTGGAGTTCTTGCCTTCATACTTATTATCTTTACAATGTAttacaatgttttaaaattaagatCAATTTAG